TTTTAAATAACAGTAGCTTATAATATTTTAAGTTGGCACTTACTACATCTTCACCACGGTCTTTAAGTGTTCCAAAATTTTCTTTTACGTCTTCAAAAGCCATATTGCTGCTTATAAGTTAGTTGATGGTGTTTTGGTATGCAAATTTTTATTTGCGTGCAAGTCTTTATTGGTCGACTTTAATGTTTCTAATTTTCTTTCTAACGTAGTAATAATATCGTCTTTCTTCTCCTCTACGCTTGCTACAAGTCTATCAAAACCTTCTTCAAGATTTTCTTTAGATGAACCAAACTTATCCTTTACTTGGTGCGTAAGCTCATCAATTTTATCTTTTAGCTCGTCGCGTTTTGCATCGTAACCATCACGAAGCTTTTTTCTTGTTTTACTACCCTCTTCAGGTGCAAATAAAACTCCTACTACTGCTCCTACCGCAGCTCCTGCAAGTGCAGCAACTAAAACATCTGATTTACCAGCCATAATTTATATTTATTTAATTTATCGTTATTTATTTTTGTAAAGGTATGTACTTTAACATTTGTTGCATGTTAAGATGTAGTTAATTGAAATATAAAGTATGTAAAAGCTAAACTATTAGCATTTGGTGGCATTTTGCTTACTAAGGCAGTACATAGCATTATTTGCTTTAAAAAACGCACTGTAAAAGCTTTATATAAAGCCATTTTTAATAAATAACACTTATTGGTACTTGTTAGTAGTATTACAAAAATTAATACTAAACAAACAGCCTGCAATAGCAGGCTGTTTATAAGTAAAATGTATGGTTGTGTATTTTATTTGCTTTCTACTTTTGCCCAAGTATCCCTAAGCCCTACTGTTTTATTAAAAACAATTTTTTCGGGTGTGGTATCGCGGTCTACACAAAAGTAACCCAGTCGCTGAAACTGGTATTGCTCGCCCTCTTTGGCTTTTTTTAGGCTTGGCTCCATATAGCCTGTAATTACTTTTAAAGAGTCGGGGTTAATGTATTCTTTAAAATCTACCTCTTTATCGCCATCAGGGTTTTCGTGGGTAAATAACCTGTCGTATACGCGTACCTCAGCAGGTATAGCGTGTTGTACCGATACCCAATGCAAGGTACCCTTTACTTTGCGCATACTGGCTTCGGTACCACTACCACTACGGCTATCAGGGTCGTACGTACAATGTATTTCGGTAATGTTACCTTTTTCATCTTTTACTACGCTTTCGCCTTTAATTATATAGGCGTTTTTAAGGCGCACTTCTTTCCCTAAGGTAAGACGGAAGAATTTTCGGGAAGCTTCTTCTTTAAAATCTTCACGCTCTATGTACAGTTCTTTAGCAAAAGGTACTTTTCTAGATCCTGCGCTTTCGTCCTCAGGGTTATTTTCGGCATCAAGCCATTCCTCCTCCCCTTCTGGGTAATTGTCTATAATAAGTTTTACGGGGTCTAGCACCGCCATTACACGGGGTGCTATTTTATTTAAATCTTCGCGTACGCAAAATTCTAAAAGCGAAACATCTACTAAATTGGTGCGTTTTGCAATACCAATGGTATCGGCAAAATTACGTATTGCCATTGGGGTATACCCTCGGCGGCGTAAGCCTGAAATGGTAGACATACGTGGGTCGTCCCACCCTGTTACATGCCCCTCTTGCACCAATTGCAATAGTTTACGTTTGCTTACTACGGTATGGCTTAGGTTTCTGCGGGCAAATTCACGCTGTTTTGGGCGTGTTTGTGTAGCATCGTAAACGGTATCTAAAAACCAATCGTAAAGCTCTCTGTGCATGGCAAATTCCATAGTACAAAACGAATGCGATACACCTTCGATGTAATCACTCTCGCCATGCGCCCAGTCGTACATGGGGTATATGTGCCAGTTACTGCCTGTACGGTGGTGCGATTTGTTTAAAATACGGTA
The Flavobacterium litorale genome window above contains:
- a CDS encoding YtxH domain-containing protein — its product is MAGKSDVLVAALAGAAVGAVVGVLFAPEEGSKTRKKLRDGYDAKRDELKDKIDELTHQVKDKFGSSKENLEEGFDRLVASVEEKKDDIITTLERKLETLKSTNKDLHANKNLHTKTPSTNL
- a CDS encoding glutamine--tRNA ligase/YqeY domain fusion protein; amino-acid sequence: MSNEEKSLNFIELIIEEDLKRGFEQDKLRFRFPPEPNGYLHIGHASSICLNFGLGLKYNAPVNLRFDDTNPAKEEQEYVDAIKRDVEWLGFEWAEERYASDYFQQLYDWAIDLIKRDLAYVDSQSSEEMAKQKGTPTQHGTASPFRNRPVAENLELFEKMKNGEFAEGTHVLRAKIDMTSSNMLMRDPIMYRILNKSHHRTGSNWHIYPMYDWAHGESDYIEGVSHSFCTMEFAMHRELYDWFLDTVYDATQTRPKQREFARRNLSHTVVSKRKLLQLVQEGHVTGWDDPRMSTISGLRRRGYTPMAIRNFADTIGIAKRTNLVDVSLLEFCVREDLNKIAPRVMAVLDPVKLIIDNYPEGEEEWLDAENNPEDESAGSRKVPFAKELYIEREDFKEEASRKFFRLTLGKEVRLKNAYIIKGESVVKDEKGNITEIHCTYDPDSRSGSGTEASMRKVKGTLHWVSVQHAIPAEVRVYDRLFTHENPDGDKEVDFKEYINPDSLKVITGYMEPSLKKAKEGEQYQFQRLGYFCVDRDTTPEKIVFNKTVGLRDTWAKVESK